A stretch of Pseudomonas sp. 7SR1 DNA encodes these proteins:
- the panM gene encoding aspartate 1-decarboxylase autocleavage activator PanM, whose product MPIVVEHLNAATRQDRQDLEKIYRDAPAWLMEPFGDAARLIEDCLEDGSLIAARFNDRLLGAARLQRHQDAWDLSQMCVRNVTRRRGVAERLVSEAQRMALQNGAQLRLRAPGGHPIAQALAARLKLALDEY is encoded by the coding sequence ATGCCTATCGTCGTCGAGCACCTGAACGCAGCCACCCGCCAGGACCGGCAGGACCTGGAAAAAATCTATCGGGACGCCCCCGCCTGGCTGATGGAACCCTTCGGCGATGCCGCCCGGCTGATAGAGGATTGCCTGGAAGATGGCTCATTGATCGCGGCACGTTTCAATGATCGACTGCTGGGGGCCGCGCGCCTGCAACGGCACCAGGACGCTTGGGACTTGTCCCAGATGTGCGTACGGAACGTTACCCGACGTCGTGGCGTCGCGGAACGACTGGTGAGCGAGGCGCAGAGAATGGCCCTGCAGAACGGTGCCCAGCTGCGGCTGCGGGCCCCTGGCGGGCATCCCATAGCCCAAGCCCTCGCCGCCAGATTGAAACTGGCGCTGGATGAGTACTGA
- a CDS encoding OFA family MFS transporter, whose amino-acid sequence MSTSITADGIADQPAFLSKERIIAKPGFNRWLVPPAALAIHLCIGMAYGFSVFWLPLSKALGITKPVACAPDMSFISQVFSSQCDWPISMLGWIYTLFFIFLGCSAAIWGGWLEHAGPRKAGVVSALCWCGGLLISALGIYTHQIWLMWVGSGVIGGIGLGLGYISPVSTLIKWFPDKRGMATGMAIMGFGGGAMVGAPLAAALMNHFASPTDVGVWQSFLVMAAIYFVFMIGGALSYRVPPTGWKPEGWTPAPKKAANAMITHRHVHVNVAWKTPQFRLVWLVLCLNVSAGIGILGMASPLLQEVFGGKLLGNDLPFGQLDAAQLGQIAAIAAGFTGLLSLFNIGGRFFWASFSDYLGRKNTYFVFFALGFALYALIPNLGHLGSVALFVAAFCIILSMYGGGFATVPAYLADLFGTQMVGAIHGRLLTAWAAAGVLGPVLVNYLREYQLSIGVERAAAYDITLYILAGLLVLGFLCNLMVRPVADKYFMTDAELAAEQALGHDKGADSTTSLEWKAAPGTKPLAIAAWLVVGIPLAWGVWVTLQKTAVLFR is encoded by the coding sequence ATGAGCACGAGCATCACGGCGGACGGCATTGCCGACCAGCCTGCATTCCTCTCCAAGGAACGCATTATCGCCAAGCCCGGTTTCAACCGGTGGCTGGTTCCTCCGGCCGCACTGGCCATTCACCTCTGCATCGGCATGGCCTACGGCTTCTCGGTGTTCTGGTTGCCACTGTCCAAGGCCCTGGGTATCACCAAACCGGTCGCCTGCGCGCCGGACATGAGCTTCATCTCGCAAGTCTTTTCGTCCCAATGCGACTGGCCGATCTCGATGCTCGGCTGGATCTACACCCTGTTCTTCATCTTCCTGGGTTGCTCGGCAGCCATCTGGGGCGGCTGGCTGGAACATGCCGGGCCACGCAAGGCCGGTGTCGTGTCGGCATTGTGCTGGTGCGGTGGCCTGCTGATCTCCGCGCTGGGTATCTATACCCACCAGATCTGGCTGATGTGGGTCGGTTCCGGCGTGATCGGCGGTATCGGCCTTGGCCTGGGCTACATTTCCCCGGTCTCGACCCTGATCAAGTGGTTCCCGGACAAGCGTGGCATGGCGACCGGCATGGCGATCATGGGCTTCGGTGGCGGCGCGATGGTGGGTGCTCCGCTGGCCGCTGCGCTGATGAACCACTTTGCTTCGCCGACAGACGTGGGCGTATGGCAGAGCTTCCTGGTCATGGCTGCGATCTACTTCGTGTTCATGATCGGTGGTGCCTTGTCGTACCGCGTTCCGCCGACCGGCTGGAAACCTGAAGGCTGGACCCCGGCACCGAAGAAAGCCGCGAACGCGATGATCACCCATCGTCACGTTCACGTGAATGTGGCCTGGAAAACCCCGCAATTCCGTCTGGTCTGGCTGGTACTGTGCCTGAACGTATCCGCCGGTATCGGCATCCTGGGCATGGCTTCGCCACTGTTGCAGGAAGTGTTCGGCGGCAAGCTGCTCGGCAACGACCTGCCGTTCGGTCAACTGGACGCCGCACAACTGGGCCAGATCGCGGCCATCGCGGCCGGTTTCACCGGTCTGTTGAGCCTGTTCAACATCGGCGGCCGGTTCTTCTGGGCATCCTTCTCGGATTACCTGGGTCGTAAAAACACCTATTTCGTGTTCTTCGCCCTGGGCTTTGCACTGTACGCGCTGATCCCGAACCTGGGTCACCTGGGCAGCGTCGCGCTGTTCGTGGCGGCGTTCTGCATCATCCTGTCGATGTACGGCGGCGGTTTCGCCACCGTGCCGGCCTACCTGGCGGACCTGTTCGGTACGCAAATGGTCGGCGCGATCCACGGTCGCCTGCTGACCGCCTGGGCTGCGGCGGGCGTGCTGGGTCCGGTGCTGGTGAACTACCTGCGTGAATATCAACTGAGCATCGGCGTTGAACGTGCCGCGGCCTATGACATCACCTTGTACATCCTCGCCGGCCTGCTGGTGCTGGGCTTCCTGTGCAACCTGATGGTCCGCCCGGTCGCCGACAAGTACTTCATGACCGACGCCGAGCTGGCCGCCGAACAGGCGCTGGGCCATGACAAAGGTGCCGACAGCACCACGTCGCTGGAATGGAAGGCCGCGCCGGGCACCAAGCCCCTGGCGATCGCCGCCTGGCTGGTGGTGGGCATTCCGTTGGCGTGGGGTGTGTGGGTGACCCTGCAGAAGACGGCGGTGCTGTTCCGCTAA